Below is a window of Planctomycetes bacterium MalM25 DNA.
GCTCGAAGAAGAACGCCGCCTGGCGTTCGTCGGCGTGACCCGCGCCGAGCAAGAGCTGCAGCTCAGCCACGCCCTCCGCCGCGACTACCGGGGCCAACGCCGGATTGCGATCCCCAGCAGCTTCCTGATGGAAATCCCGACCGATCAGATGGAGCTGGACCAGACCACGCCCACCGACGAGCTCGGCCTGGCGCCCGATGACCTGGTCGGCGACTGGGGCGCCGCGCCCGAGGAAGAGGTCTATCAACAAGAGCCGAGCGAGCCGGAGGCCCCACCCTCGACCGGCGACCCCTCCGCGGTGACAACCGGCGCGGCGTTGCTGAGCGCCGGCGGCCTCGGCGCGAAGCGTGTCTCGCCGGACGTCTTTAAAATCGGCATGGCGGTCGAGCACCCCGAGCTGGGCGTCGGCAAGGTGATCACCCTCAGCGGCAACGGCAAAGGCCGCCGCGCCGCGGTCCTCTTCCCCGAGCACGGCGAGAAGCGATTCGTGCTGGCGTTCAGCCCGCTGCGACCGCATGACGCGTGACAATCGGTCACGACAGATTGTTCTCGCACGCCTGTGAATTGCCCGATAGATTAGAACTAAGCGAGGAGCAATTCAGGCGGCTTCCTGCGTCGCCAGCGTGTGTTGGCGATGCGCCAATTCCTAAGACTGGGAGCTGAGCCATGAGCCTGCCTACGACCACGCCATCCGACAAGACCGTGCCAATCAATCGCGAGCACGAAGCGCTCCGGCAGCTGATCGAATCGATCGCTGATCGCATGGAGAATACGCCCGATCAATCGGAGGCCATCGGCCCCGAGCTGGCGACCCTCGCCAACAAGCTCGCCGAACACTTTGCGTCGGAAGAGGAACCGACCGGGTTCTACGCTCAGATCCTTGAGCAGGACGCCCGTTTCGGCCCCGAGATCGCGCGACTCACCGAGGAGCACGCCGAGCTGCTTGGGCAGTTCCAAAGCCTCACCAGCGGGGCGATGCCGCCGGCGGATTTGGCCAACGCCTTCGGTCGTTTCCGCCAGATGCTCAGCCTGCACGAGGGCGACGAGAACCGCCTCATGCTGCAAGCCTACACCGATGAAATCGGCTCGAAGGACTGAATCAGCGAGGCACAGAGGGACGGCTCTGGGCTGGTCTCTCGGGGGGGACTTACGGCCCATTAGCCGCCGATCGCTCGACAAAAAGGCTTGGCCTGTCTATTGTCGGCAATGTGGCCGGGGCCTCATCACGCCCCGATCCGCGACCGGAACAGCCCCCCGGCCAGGCAGAGCACAGCTCGCTCTCGGCCCCTCTTGAGACGAGTCCCTGTGAACGCCCCCCCTCGCTGCCAAGTGTGGCGCTGCTGTTGCGCCTATCTGCTGCTGGCCGTGGTTTCGTTCGCCGCGGTTCGGCGGGCCGATGCGCAATCCAACGTCACGATCCACGCCAACGCCCGCGGCATGGTCGGTGGGGTGAAGACGCTCGACCGCGCGCAGTACTTCAACCACTGGGGCCAGCTCACCCCGGGAACCAGCACGAACCTCGGCGACCTCGAGTCGGAGGTCCACGCCACCGACGGGCTGCACACCTTCTCGGGCCGCGAGACGAACGACTTCCCGGCCGCGATGCGGGTCTGGACCAACAGCCCGGTGCCGGAGAACCCCAACAACCCGGGCTTCTTCGAGCACACGGCGTTGATCAACAGCCTGCAGAACACCAGCAGTTCGGGCTACAAGAACCGCTTGCTGAATAGCTCGGCGTGGGTCTCGGTACGAGAGTCCGAGAACCCGATCTATGTCACCTCGGGACGCAAGAGCGTCTTCCCCGATTTCCTGGACGGTGGTGGCGAGCAGGTCAACAACTTCGAGGGCTACGCCGACTTCCTGAACGTCTACTTAGAAGAAGTGGTCTACGGCACGGGGCCCGGGCAGGGCTACCTGCCGATGGACAAGGACCGCTTCTACATCGAGATCATGAACGAGCCGAACTGGCCGGCCAACACCCCGGCCCAGTGGCAAGACGTGATCGACATGCACCGCGAGGTCACGGAGCTGGTCAAGGAACAGCACCCCGAAGCGAAGCTCGGCGGCCCCTCCTGCTGCGACGACTACGCCGACGGCGGCCAGAACAGCTGGGAGCGATCCCGACAGCTGATGGACGACATGGCTTCCTGGCAAACCGCCGGCGGGCAGTCGGTCGAACTCGACTTCTGGACGATCCACCCCTACGAGCGTTACGACGTCGCGAACGACGGCTCGCACCAGCAGATCCTCTTCAGCTCGCCCGGGCGCCTCGCGGCGATCATGGACCTGTACGACGCGTACAGCACCCAGAAGTTCGGCCACGCCAAGCCCTTCTCGATCACCGAGTACGGATCGTGGAACCGCACGAATCTGACCGGCGACCCCTCAACCAGCGCCGACGACGACTACGGCGACTACACGCGGCCCGAGCAACAATGGGACCTGGTCCGTGACACGCGCGAGAAGTTGATGGTCTTCATGAACCACCCCGACCGGATCGTGAACGCCACGCCGTTCTTGGGACCGATGTGGTGGGAGAGGCAGACGCCGACCAGCCCCGCGGGGGACAACGTCTTCTGGGAACGCGACGCGGCCGGCGTCTGGCACGAGACCGTCGTCGCCAGCATGTACCGCATGCACAACGAGCTGAACGGCGAGTACCTGCAGATCGAGAACGACGACCCCGACCTGCAAACGCTCGCCTTCCGCGAGGGGAACGTTCTGCATGTGATGCTCAACAACCTTAAAGGCACAAGCAACACGGTGAACCTTGGCGCGCTCGCCGGCCTGGGCGAAGTCGCTTCCGCCTCGATCGACCGCGTCTACTGGAACGGCACCCAGGGGGTGTACGTCGAGGACGCGGACGTCTCCGCGACCTGGAGCAGCCTGCAACTGGAGCCCAACGAGGGGGCCGTGCTCAAGCTGACGCTCACCGGGCCGGAAGTCTACGACCAAGCCTACGATTCAGAGACCTACTACAGCGACGACGTCGAGATCCCCGTCTCTTCCCAAACGCTCATCAGCACCACCATCACGGCCGACACCGAGGACGCCACCGGGGCGACCCTCCGCTTTGGGTACACCGTGCCCAGCGGCATGCCAACTTTCTCGGTGCGCGTGAACGGCAACTCGTTCACGGTGACATCCGATGACCTCGCCCTCGACGACAACGACGACGACCTGATCCAACGCGAGATCGAAGTGCCGGCCTCGATGCTGGTCGATGGGGAGAACGAGGTCTCCTTCTTCTTCCCGTTCTCGACCGCCGCCGGGGAGATCAGCGCCGCGGCGCTCAGCGTGCGACGTTCCGTGGGCGACTACAACGCTAGCGGCACGCTCGATGCGGGTGACATCAACCAGCTTTACTTACAGTTCGGCCCCGCCGCCGCTGACGACAAGCACGACCTCAACGAAGACGGGACGGTCGATCAGGGCGATCTGAACCACTGGCTGGCCCTGCGAAACGCCGTCGCCGGGGACACCGACGTGGACGGCGACATCGACACCCGCGACGCGGTCGCGACGATCGCGCACCTGGGCGCCTCGGGCCAATGGACCGAGGGCAACTTCGACGGCGATTCAGACGTCGACTTCACCGACCTGGGGGCCGTCACCGAAGGATTCACCGGAGCGAAGGCTTCCGTTGTCGAAGGCCCGGTCGATGCCGGCCAATCCGTCGATAACCCCGACTTGCTCTACGACCCGGAGACCGGCGGCCTGGCGATCGACGCCGATGGGCTCACGCTGTTCGCCTTCCACCTAAGCGGTGAAGGGGACTTCATCGGGATGGCCGACTTCAGCGATCTCGATGGCGCCGTCGGCGAGGCCTCCACCCTGGTCGATAACACGCCAGGCGACATCGGCTGGGTGAGCGCTCGCCTCGATTCCGTTATCGGTTTCGACCAGCAGGCCGACCTCGGCGACCTGGCCCCCGTCGGCATGGACCTCTCGGAGTTCCAAGCCTGGGTCGACGACGCGTCGTGGGCCGGCATCGCGGTTGGTGGCGAGTTCGACCTCGTCCTGCTGACGGCCGGCCTCACGGGAGACTTCAACGCCGACGGCATGGTCGATGCGGCCGACTACACGGTTTGGCGGGACACCAACGGCTCCACAAGCGACCTCCGCGCGGACGCCAACGGCGACCTCGTCGTCGATCAAGACGACTACCAGCTCTGGCGTGGCAACTACGGCGCCACGCAAGCCGCGACCCTCGCCGTCCCCACGCCGCACGCGTTGCCACTGGCTTTCACGCTCGGCGCCACGCTCCTCGCAGGCGGCGCTCGCCGCAGCGAAAGCCGTTAGCCCGTCTGAGGCACAAACGCCAACGACGCTGAGTTCACACAGTAACGCAGGCCCGTCGGCGGGGGGCCGTCGTTGAACACGTGGCCGAGGTGGGCGTTGCACTTCGCGCACAGGATCTCGGTCCGCACCCTGCCGAGGCTTGCGTCCTCGCGCGTGGCGATCGTCCCCTCGCAGGCGTCGAAGTAGCTCGGCCAACCGCTGCCCGAGTCGAACTTGGTCTCTGAGTCGAACAACCGCTCGGCACACACGACGCAGTGGTAGACGCCCGGTTCCTTATGGTCCCAGTACTTGCCCGTGAAGGGGGGCTCGGTGCCGCACTGCTGGGTGACTTGATACTGCTCGTCGTCGAGCTTGGCGCGGAGTTCTTCGTCGCTCAATCCGGACATGCGAATCGGGGGAGTGGGGAAAGGGGGTCACACCGGCTAGTATAGGAACCACAAAGGAACGAAGGAAACCAAGGCCCCCCGAGCGGCCCCGCTCCACGCCCTTTGTTTCCTTCGTTCCTTTGTGGTTTATCCCGTCATCCTACGTGAACGCTGAATTCGTCTACTGCACCTGCCAACCAGGTATCGAAGCTGCCCTCAAGGCGGAGGTCGCCGCGCGGATTCCCGCTTGGAAGTTCGCCTTCTCGCGACCTGGATTCGTCACCTTCAAGCTCCCCAAGCTGGCGAGCCCCGCGTCGTTCGATCCGCTGCGGCTCACCTTCGCCAGGGCGATCGGCCTGTCGCTCGGGCGGGTCGAGGCGGAAGAGCCGACGCCCGGCCCCCTCGCCGAGAGCCTGTGGAGCCACGAATCGGCCCAAGCCCTCGCGGCCGCCGGGCCGCTGGCGCTGCACGTGTGGAGCCGGGACCACGCCATCCCGGGCGAGGACGGCGTCGAGCCTGGCCCGACGCCCGAGTCGCTCGCCGCGGTCGTCGCCTTGCGTGACGCAGCGCCCGAAGGGGCTCTGGTTGACCACGCCGCGGGCGACGGCGGCGCGAAGCTGGCGCTCGACGTGGCGCTCGTTGAGCCGAAGCAATGGTGGATCGGCGCCCACGCCCTGCGGAGCCGCACCGACCGCTGGCCTGGGGGCGTGCCGAAGCTGGAATTGCCCGGCGACGCCGTCTCGCGGGCCTACCTGAAACTCCAGGAGGGACTCCGCTGGTCGGGCCTCCCCTGCCGCAAGGGAGACTACTGGATCGAGTTCGGCTGCGCTCCCGGCGGAGCGAGCCAAGCCCTCATGGACGCCGGCATGCACGTCGTGGGCGTCGACCCGGCGGAGGTCGATCCGGTCGTCACCACGAACCCGCTGTTCGAGCACCTGAGGGCGCGATCGAACGAGATCGGCGTCGACGAGGTGACCGACGCCTCGTGGATCGCGGCGGACATCAACGTGGCGCCGCAGTACACGCTCGACTCGGTCGAGCGTCTGGTGACCCACGACACCATGCATGTCCGCGGCTTGCTGCTCACGCTCAAGCTGCTCGGCATGAACCTGGCACGACCCGAGGTCGTCGCCGAGACGATCGAACGCGTCCGCTCCTGGGGCTTCGCCGACGTGCGGACCCGCCAGCTGGCCCACAACCGCCGCGAGTACTGCCTCGCCGCCGTCCGCACCCGCGGCCAACGCCGCGTCTCCCGCCGCAAGAGCCCTCGCCGGCCCGCGGGGCAGGGGGGAGGCACGGACTGAGCGGGCTACTTCTCGGGTTGCTCGCGGATCTGCTTGAGCCGCTTTCTCATTGCAGCGACTCGCTCGGGGTGCATCGCCGCGAGGTTCTTTCGCTGCCCCGGGTCTTCCGAGAGATCGTACAGCCCTGCGTGCTGGTCATCCTCAGGGGGATAGCCACGGCGTTCTTCCCACTCTCGGTTCCGGCCCGAGTGGTAGCCCGTCTTGGCGTTAACGAGCAGCCACTGCCCATCCCGCAAGGCGTAGCTCTTCGCAAACGTGTTGTGCACCAGGCTCTGACGGGCCATGGGGGACTCGCCTTTGAGCACCGGCAAGAAGCTCTGCGAGTCCTCCGCCGCGCGGGACAGATCGCTTCCGAGGACTTCCCCCAAGGTCGCCATCAGATCGATCTGCGAAACCAGCGAGTCCGACACGCGCCCTGCTGCGACCACGCTTGGCCAGCGGACGACGAAGGGGACGTGGTGGCCCCCTTCGTAGATATCGCGCTTCAGTCCGCGGAACGGAGCCGACGACCAATGGTCGTGCTTCTCGTCGCGTGCGTAGGCGTACTTCTCGGCGCCGTTGTCCGCCGTGAAGACGACCAGCGTGTTCTCCGCCTTCCCCGATTGCTCAAGCGCCTCGAGCAACTGGCCACAGGCGTCGTCGGTCTCGACGACGTAGTCGCCGTAGGCCCCCGCGCCGGAGGCGCCGTCGAATCGGTCGTTCGGGATGATTGGCGCGTGGGGTGAGGGGAAAGCGAAGTAGAGGAAGAACGGCCGGTCGCTCTCCTCCTGCGACTTCAGAAACTCGACGCCCCGCGCGACGGTGGTCGGCACGTTCTGGTAGGGGTCCCAATCCGCGGCCATCGGGCCGGGGCGGCACTCCCACCGCCCCTCCTTGATCGGCTTCCATCGCTCGGTGTCGAGCACACGGTCCGGAGCCTTCTGCACCCGGTCGTTCTCAATCCAACAGTAGGGCGGGAAGTTGATCACCGTGTCACCGAAGTACGTATCGAACCCGTGCGCGAGCGGGCCATCCGGGATCGGTTGTTCCCACGCGTACGCCTCGGGCCCGTAGAACCGCTTCTTGCCAGCGCCCTGCGGCTTGGCGTCCGGCTTACGGATCGCGCCCCAATCCCAGCCCAGGTGCCACTTGCCGATGGCGGCGGTGCGGTAGCCGTGCTGCCGCAGCATCTCGGGCAGCGTGAGCCGCCCCGCCTCGAAGACCGAAGCGCCCATCGCGCCGACGATGCCGTGGAACTTCCGCCAGTGATAGCGTCCCGTCAGCAGGGCGTACCGGCTCGGCGTGCAAATGCCCGAGGAGGAGTGCCCGTCCGTAAAACGGACCCCCTCGGAGGCGAGGCGGTCGAGGTGCGGTGTCGGGATCTTCGAATCGGGGTTCTGGCAGGCGAGGTCGCCGTAACCCATGTCATCGGCGTAGAGGATCAGCACATTCGGTGCGGCATCGACCGGTCCTGAACCGCCCCCGATTCCGATGAACCATAAAATCCCGACCCCGAGCCATGGCGAGTTGCCCCTGTGCCGCATACTAGAATCCTGGAGATAACCTGAAACAGGTGAGAAGGCGGGCCGTCACGCGGATGCGACCCGGCTGGCTTTGCAGTATTCTGACCACCAGCCGGCCGCGACGCCACGCTCCTCTTCGGACAACCAAGCTCAACGACCCGCCCCTATGAGAAAAGTCCGCACCGGCGGCGGCTGGCCCGCCGTCGCCTACACGTTCCGCAAGGCCCGCGAAGCGGGCGGTCTTGGCAAGTTCTGGTCCGCGATGCGCTCGCGCAACGCGTGCAAGACCTGCGCCCTCGGCATGGGGGGCCAGAAGGGGGGCATGGTCAACGAGGCGGGGCACTTCCCGGAGGTCTGCAAGAAATCGATGCAGGCGATGGCCGCCGACATGCAGGAGGCCATCCCGAGCGACTTCTGGTCCCGCCACGGCGTGAACGACCTACGCGCGATGACGCCGCGCCAGCTCGAGCACAGCGGACGACTGGTCGAGCCGGTCCGATACCGGGCGGGGCAGGGGCACTATGAGCCGATCACGTGGGACACGGCGCTCGACAGCGTCGCCGACCGCCTCGCCAAGCTGACGCCCGAAGAGACCTTCTGGTACTTCAGCGGCCGCAGCAGCAACGAGGCGGGCTTCTTGTTGCAGCTCTTCGCGCGGCTGTACGGCACGAACAACGTCAACAACTGCAGCTACTACTGCCACCAGGCGAGCGGCGTGGGGCTGACGAGCGTCACCGGCAGCGGCACGGCGACGATCCAGCTGGAGGACCTCGACCAGGCGTCGATGGTCTTCCTGATCGGCGGCAACCCGGCGTCGAATCACCCGCGGCTGATGCGCACGCTCTTGGACCTCCGCCGGCGCGGCGGCGAGGTGATCGTCATCAACCCATTGGTCGAAACCGGCCTGGTCAACTTCAGCGTGCCGAGCGATCCGTGGAGCCTGCTGTTCGGTTCGAAAATCGCCACGGAGTACGTGCAGCCCCACATCGGCGGCGACTTGGCGTTGCTCATCGCGTTGCAGAAGCGGCTGCTTGAAACGGGCGCGCACGACGAGGGCTTCCTCACCCAGCACACGGCGGGCTGGCCCGAACTGCGCGAGGCGCTCGAGGCCGCCCCGTGGGACGAACTGGTCATCCGGTCGGGCGTCGAGCGGGCGGAGATCGACCGCCTCGCCGACAAGTACGCCAAGACCCGCTCGGCCGTCTTCGCCTGGACGATGGGCATCACCCACCACGCGCACGGCGTCGACAACGTGCAAGCGATCGGGAATCTTGCCCTGATGCGCGGCATGGTCGGCCGCCCCGGCGCGGGGCTCATGCCGATCCGCGGGCACTCGAACGTGCAGGGAATCGGCTCGGTCGGCGTCACGCCGCAGCTCAAGCAGGCGATCTTCGACGGCCTTCAGCAGCACTTCGAGGTGAAGCTGCCCACCGCCACGGGCCTCGACACGATGGCCTGCATGGAGGGCGCCACGGCGGGCGAGCTGAAGGCGGCCGTCTGCCTCGGCGGAAACCTGTACGGCTCAAACCCCGACTCGACCTACGCGGAGAAGTCGCTCGGCACGCTCGACCAGGTCACCTACCTGAGCACCACGCTCAACACGGGCCACGCCCGCGGCCTCGCCGACGAAACGCTCATCCTGCCCGTCCTAGCCCGCGACGAGGAGCCGTACACGACGACCCAGGAGTCGATGTTCAACTTCGTGCGGCTCTCCGACGGCGGCCCCCGCCGGCTCGAGGGGCCAAGGGGCGAGGTCGAGGTCATCGCCGACCTCGCCGCGCGCGTCGCGCAGCGGCTGCTTGACCGCAACGGTGACCGCCCCAACCTGCAAGCGATCGATTGGGACGGCATGCGCGACACGGGACGCATCCGCGAAGCGATCGCCCGCGTCGTGCCGGGCTGGGACCGGGTGGCCGAGATCGGAGAGACCAAGGAGGAGTTCCAGATCGACGGGCGCGTCTTCCACCAGCCCCGCTTCCCGACCGAGGACGGCCGCGCCCGGCTGCACACGCACGAGCCACCGTCGCTCAAGGGTACCGAAGACAACGAGCTGCGAGTCATGACGATCCGCAGCGAGGGGCAGTTCAACACGGTCGTCTACGAGGACTACGACCTCTACCGCGGCGTCGAGGGGCGGTACGTCCTCCTGATGCACCCGGACGACCTCCACCGGTTCAAGCTCAGCGACGGCGAAAAGGTCCGCGTCACCGGCCCGGCGGGCGAGATGCGGCAGGTCCGCGCAACCGCGCTGCCCGCCATCCGCCCCGGCAACGCGGCGATGTACTACCCCGAGGCGAACGTGCTGGTCGACCGCGGCAGCGATCCGAAGAGCCGCACCCCGGCGTTCAAGGGCCTCGTCGTTACGATCGCGAAAGAGAACGCGTAGCCCCGCCGACGACCCGCTCCGCCACCGGGTTGAGCCGGTGCTCGGCGACCCAGGCGACCGCGTCGACGCAGACCGCGTCACCGAAACCGAACAGCGCCTGGTTGAGCGACACGTTCACGCGGTAGTCGTCCGCACCCATCAGCCGGGCGCACTCGTCGGCGTTCAGCAGCCGCACGCGGTACTCGCCCCGGCCGGCCTCGAAGAGGATCTGCCGCCCGCTGCCCCCCTTGGGCGTCCGCAGGCAGCCGGCGAGGCCGTCGGTCCGCAGCTCGGCCATCGACTTCCCCTTCCGCACCCGGCGGAAGACGGTGCCGTGGGACAAGCCCTTACCGGCGATCATCGCATCCGCTGTCTCACGATGTTTCTCGCTCATCTGGTTGAGCAAGTACTCAGCGCGTTCCTCGTTCCACCACTGCTCGTCGTCGGGCGGGAGGCTATCGAGGATCGACCCGAGCGGCGCCTCGCCGTAGGTGGGCGGCTCCGGCAACGAGGCCAACGCCCAGTCGAGGTCGGTCGATCTGCGCATCTCCTCAACCAGCTTGGCCGGCCGCACCGTGCTCGGCTCCAGCTCCACGGGGGCCAGCATTTCCCCCTCCCCCCATGGGGGGAGGGGGATATTTTGCCCTACCACGAACAGCCGCGGACGGCTCTGCGGCGTGAAGTGGGCGGCGTCGACCATGATCGCGTCGGCGGCGTAGCCCAGCTCGTTGAGCGCCTCGATCAACGAACGGAAGTCGGCCCCGCCGTTCGACGAGAGCAGGCCCGTGACGTTCTCGATCAGCACCAGCGGCGGGCGGCGGTCGCCCATGCCGCGGAGCAGCTCGACCCAGCCCCAGAACGCCGACGACTGCCCCGCGTTGAGCCCCTTGCGCGCCCCCGCGAGCGACAGGTCGGTGCAGGGGAACGAGGCGTGCGCGAGCAGCGCGTCGGGCACGTCGGCCGGATCGAGCCGGTGGATGTCCTCCAGCACGTAGTGCGGCGAGGGGCCGAAGTGGCCGTCGTGCATCCGCTGCTTCGCCGGGTCGAGGTCGTTCGCGAAAACGATCTCCCAGCCCGCCCGTTCGAGGCCCATCCGCGCGAGCCCCACGCCGGCGAAGAACTCCAGCGCGGTGCGGCCCTCCCGCGGGGCGGGGCAGGGCGTGCGGTCGAAGAGGCGGTTCTGGCGGTCCATCGCTCCCCAAGATAACCGCGGAGGGCGCGGAGGGCGCGGGGGGCCGAGACGTGCTCTAATCGGCCGCGACCACCGCCGCCAAGAGGACCACCCATGGACCCGCAGAAGATCTTCGACTCCCTCGAACGCTTCGGCCGCCAACTGCCGGGCGTGGTGGAGGGGCTCGCCGGGGAGGACGCCCGCTGGAAACCGTCGCCACGGGACTGGTCGGTCCTGGAGGTCGTCTCGCACCTGGCGGACGAGGAGGAGCTCGACTTCCGCCGGCGTCTCCGCTGGGTGCTCGATCAGAACGAGGGCCCCTGGCCGCCGATCGACCCCGAGGGCTGGGCGGTCGAGCGGCGGTACAACGAGGGCGATCTGTCAGCGGCGACCGAACGGTTCCGCACCCAGCGGGCGAAGTCCGTGGCGTGGCTGCGGTCGCTCGGCGAGGTTAACTGGGACCTCGCCTACCAGCACCCCGAGTTCGGGCCGATCCGCGCGGGCGACCTGCTCGGGTCGTGGTGCTGCCACGACCAGTTGCACCTCCGCCAGATCACGAAGCGGCTCTACCAGCTGGCCGCCCGCGACGCGGGCGAGTACACGGTGCTCTACGCCGGGCCATGGTGAAGTCGCGCCGTAAATCCCCCTCCCTCTCAGGGAGGGGCTAGGGGAGGGTAGAGCTGCGCGACCCCTCACCCAACCTCTCCCCACAGGGGAGAGGCGTTATCTACTTCTTCGCGACCGGCTCGTAGACGCGGATCCAATCGACCTTGAACGTGTGGTCGTCGGTCCGCTTCAGCTCCTCGTCGGTCGGCTGGCGACCGGCGGCGGCGTTCCAATCTTGGGCTTCCATGTTGATGACGATCTTCATCGGCTTCGACAGGCCGGTCCGTTTGCCAGACGCGTCCTTGGTATAGCCCTTCGGGTCGATGCCCCCCTTGCCGTCGACATCATCGAGCCCGCTGGTCGTCTTCACCAGCTCACCGTCGATGTAGTACTCCAGCTCGGTCGGGCTCTTCCAGTAGACCCCCACGCGGTGGAACTTCTCGGTCCAGTAGCCGCGGCCCCGCTTCGGCTTGCGGTCACTGACGATCCAGGTGCTGTCGTCCTTCGGCTGGTAATCTTGGAAGGGCCGGCGGATGAAGACGTGGTGACTCATGTGCAGCCGCCGCGCGAACCAGTCGGCGCGGTCGTCGTCGCCGCGGCCGCCGTAGCACTCCTGGATGTCGATCTCCTGCGTGCTGTCCTCGCTCAGCAGCCAGATGTCCGATGCGAGCACCGCGTTGGCGACCTTCGTCTTCGCCTCGATGTAGGCCGGGTAGCGGACCGTCTCGATCGAGGTGATGCAGCCGAGCCGGGTCGCCGGGAGGTCGAGCCGCTTCGGCTTGCCGTCCGCGTCGACGCC
It encodes the following:
- a CDS encoding DinB superfamily protein, with product MDPQKIFDSLERFGRQLPGVVEGLAGEDARWKPSPRDWSVLEVVSHLADEEELDFRRRLRWVLDQNEGPWPPIDPEGWAVERRYNEGDLSAATERFRTQRAKSVAWLRSLGEVNWDLAYQHPEFGPIRAGDLLGSWCCHDQLHLRQITKRLYQLAARDAGEYTVLYAGPW
- a CDS encoding Beta-agarase precursor — protein: MNLRTMRLRMGAWTLVMAAIATAAGAQDWKRYRVPADAGEGREWRLNEVVSDDFNYTHKPTTEFATLSDKWTNRYFRGGWEGPGTTEWRRENVAVAKGNLWIRATREPGETKQFVHGVDADGKPKRLDLPATRLGCITSIETVRYPAYIEAKTKVANAVLASDIWLLSEDSTQEIDIQECYGGRGDDDRADWFARRLHMSHHVFIRRPFQDYQPKDDSTWIVSDRKPKRGRGYWTEKFHRVGVYWKSPTELEYYIDGELVKTTSGLDDVDGKGGIDPKGYTKDASGKRTGLSKPMKIVINMEAQDWNAAAGRQPTDEELKRTDDHTFKVDWIRVYEPVAKK